In the genome of Armatimonadota bacterium, one region contains:
- a CDS encoding acyl-CoA thioesterase: MNASPGTTVRRVSETTTQLAQIMTPNDANFLGKVFGGSLLALIDLCASATAQKFCGLVSVTASFDRVDFHDPIEIGELVTLTGRISYVGRTSMEVTIDVESTNLRTGTSRHTNTARVTMVALKDGKPSPVPRLVCETREEKVRFLEGRFRREVRQKRQIELLETREYLEKAPDSELDRLLAE; this comes from the coding sequence ATGAACGCCTCTCCCGGAACGACGGTCAGAAGGGTCAGCGAAACGACGACCCAGCTTGCGCAGATCATGACCCCGAACGACGCCAACTTCCTTGGGAAGGTCTTCGGCGGTTCCCTCTTGGCCCTGATCGACCTATGCGCGAGCGCGACCGCACAAAAGTTTTGCGGGCTCGTCAGCGTCACGGCCTCCTTCGACCGGGTCGACTTCCACGATCCGATCGAAATCGGTGAGCTTGTCACCCTCACAGGCCGCATCAGCTACGTCGGGCGCACTTCGATGGAAGTCACGATCGACGTCGAGTCCACAAACCTTCGGACCGGCACGTCGCGCCACACGAACACGGCCAGGGTCACGATGGTCGCACTGAAGGACGGCAAACCCAGCCCCGTCCCCCGGTTGGTCTGCGAGACCCGAGAGGAAAAGGTGCGGTTCTTAGAAGGCCGCTTCCGCCGTGAGGTCCGGCAAAAACGTCAGATCGAGCTTCTTGAAACCCGCGAATACCTGGAAAAAGCACCGGACAGCGAACTCGACAGACTCCTCGCTGAATAA
- a CDS encoding triose-phosphate isomerase, which yields MRTRLVAGNWKMNMTVPQATAMIESLIPAIPARANVDVVVCPPYLSIPKVKELTKNSVVKVGAQDVFWKEEGAFTGRISPKMLSDLCVDYCLVGHSETRGRFGKTEVPESTVPFFAETDETVNLKIKALLYHAVTPVLCVGETLAEREAGRTEAVIEGQLRGALEGIEAAELYGLVVAYEPVWAIGTGQTCAADEADRVCGFVRSVLGNLSEAEVADSVRVLYGGSVKPDNSDELFSKPDIDGGLVGGASLDPDGFARIVISAK from the coding sequence ATGAGGACCAGGCTGGTCGCAGGCAACTGGAAAATGAACATGACCGTCCCTCAGGCGACGGCCATGATCGAGTCCCTGATCCCGGCCATACCTGCCAGGGCGAACGTCGACGTCGTCGTCTGTCCTCCGTACCTGTCCATTCCCAAGGTCAAGGAGCTCACGAAGAACTCCGTGGTCAAGGTCGGAGCTCAAGACGTCTTCTGGAAGGAAGAGGGGGCGTTCACGGGCCGCATCAGCCCGAAAATGCTGTCCGATCTCTGCGTGGACTATTGCCTCGTCGGCCATTCCGAAACACGCGGCCGGTTCGGAAAGACGGAAGTGCCGGAATCGACGGTCCCGTTCTTCGCCGAGACCGATGAGACCGTCAACCTGAAGATCAAGGCGTTGCTCTACCACGCCGTCACTCCGGTCCTCTGCGTCGGCGAAACGCTCGCCGAACGGGAAGCGGGTCGCACCGAAGCCGTCATCGAAGGCCAGCTCAGGGGTGCCCTCGAAGGCATCGAAGCGGCCGAACTGTACGGGCTGGTCGTCGCTTATGAGCCCGTCTGGGCCATCGGCACGGGCCAAACGTGTGCGGCCGACGAGGCTGACCGCGTCTGCGGGTTTGTCCGGTCGGTCCTCGGCAACCTGTCAGAAGCCGAAGTCGCAGATTCCGTACGGGTCCTCTACGGCGGCAGCGTCAAACCTGACAACTCTGACGAGCTTTTCTCCAAACCGGACATCGACGGCGGGCTTGTCGGCGGTGCGTCGCTGGATCCTGACGGCTTCGCCCGGATCGTCATCAGCGCGAAATGA
- a CDS encoding OsmC family protein, whose amino-acid sequence MSKVHEYPVTLSWSGGRDGSGKVTADRSAVGVPLSVPPEFGGSEGTGTNPEELLTASLAACYSITFGIIAVNRKLPYSGMEVSAIGEVEENGPQFTYKKITVRPTIRLGADATDDQVKMAEDMAHKADAYCIVTNAVRDKVQIVVEPTVTRV is encoded by the coding sequence ATGTCCAAGGTCCACGAATATCCCGTGACCCTAAGTTGGAGCGGAGGTCGCGACGGTTCCGGAAAAGTCACGGCAGACAGGTCGGCAGTCGGCGTCCCGTTGTCCGTTCCGCCCGAGTTCGGGGGCTCCGAAGGAACGGGGACGAACCCCGAAGAGCTGCTGACAGCGAGCCTGGCCGCATGCTATTCGATCACGTTCGGGATCATCGCCGTGAACCGAAAACTTCCCTACTCTGGCATGGAGGTCTCGGCCATCGGGGAAGTCGAGGAGAACGGCCCCCAGTTCACGTACAAGAAGATCACCGTAAGGCCGACGATCCGGCTCGGTGCCGATGCGACGGACGACCAGGTCAAGATGGCCGAAGACATGGCCCATAAGGCCGACGCCTACTGCATCGTCACGAACGCCGTTCGCGACAAGGTCCAGATCGTCGTCGAACCGACCGTCACGCGGGTCTGA
- a CDS encoding DUF393 domain-containing protein: protein MTWKLYYDGECNLCHGSQLQVVKWAAKAGQQVETEVLQSPEAAEKGYSGDEMVLEADGVYRAADAWIRLMRVAPWYLRWIGIVGTVPGVRQLLALGYRIVARYRKKWFGVRACPLPPRPTVKK from the coding sequence ATGACCTGGAAGCTCTACTACGACGGCGAGTGCAACCTTTGCCACGGGTCGCAGCTCCAGGTCGTCAAATGGGCTGCGAAAGCAGGCCAGCAGGTCGAAACCGAAGTCCTTCAGTCGCCGGAAGCGGCCGAAAAGGGTTACTCGGGCGACGAGATGGTCCTCGAGGCGGACGGCGTTTACAGAGCGGCCGACGCTTGGATCCGGCTGATGAGGGTCGCACCTTGGTACCTGCGTTGGATCGGCATCGTCGGAACGGTCCCTGGCGTCCGACAACTCTTGGCCCTCGGCTATCGCATCGTGGCCCGGTACAGAAAGAAGTGGTTCGGAGTCCGCGCGTGCCCCCTTCCGCCGCGTCCGACGGTCAAAAAGTAG
- a CDS encoding glycogen synthase: MKILLASVEVEPFAKVGGLADVAGSLPKALGQLGHDVRVVMPAYGMVVNDPRWRAVKIATQIPVGLNPRQAVLADVYEVVHDGLTVWLIEGDHFFGSVSKSEEVYSPGRDAYLFYAQAALEACRRLNWRPDVVHANDWHTGFLPVFLREKTGWESTASVFTLHNLAYQGQFGPDTVEAAGLPWSSFDMDRLECWGGVNFLKAGCVYADQVNTVSPTYGHEIQTEEYGCGLWGVMRHLASHARLSGILNGIDVERHDPSTDPRIDHHFSSHDLTGKGLCRESLCRELGIDAPSDAPVLGVVSRLSSQKGFDLILASLPAILETGASLVMLAIGDRQMAAEFRAFQAAHPGRFKLVEAYDADLAQRVYAGIDVFLMPSSFEPCGLGQMFAMRYGSVPVVRRTGGLADTVFEGENGFVFTDRDSGPFLDAVHRAVRAYRSPDWDRFVLRCMEGDYGWGKSAVEYVGLYENAVRSRATQYPVQAATF; encoded by the coding sequence GTGAAGATCCTCCTTGCCTCTGTCGAAGTCGAGCCGTTCGCAAAAGTCGGCGGACTTGCCGATGTCGCCGGTTCGCTTCCTAAGGCCCTCGGTCAGCTCGGACACGACGTCCGTGTCGTCATGCCGGCCTACGGGATGGTCGTGAACGACCCTCGGTGGAGAGCCGTCAAGATCGCCACCCAGATCCCGGTGGGACTGAACCCCAGACAGGCCGTGCTCGCCGACGTCTACGAGGTCGTCCATGACGGCTTGACCGTTTGGCTGATCGAAGGGGACCACTTCTTCGGTTCCGTCTCGAAGAGCGAAGAGGTCTACTCACCGGGAAGGGACGCCTACCTGTTCTACGCTCAAGCGGCCCTCGAAGCTTGCAGAAGGTTGAACTGGCGCCCGGACGTCGTCCATGCGAACGACTGGCACACCGGGTTCTTGCCCGTGTTCCTGAGGGAAAAGACCGGCTGGGAGTCGACGGCGAGCGTGTTCACACTGCACAACCTGGCCTACCAGGGCCAGTTCGGGCCGGATACGGTCGAAGCGGCAGGACTTCCTTGGAGCAGTTTCGACATGGACCGTCTCGAGTGTTGGGGAGGCGTGAATTTCTTGAAGGCAGGGTGCGTCTATGCCGACCAGGTCAACACCGTCAGTCCGACGTACGGCCATGAGATCCAAACGGAGGAGTACGGCTGTGGGCTTTGGGGGGTCATGAGGCACTTGGCGTCCCATGCCCGGCTGTCCGGAATCCTGAACGGGATCGACGTCGAGCGGCACGATCCCTCGACCGATCCTCGAATCGACCATCACTTTTCCTCACACGACCTGACCGGTAAGGGCTTGTGCCGGGAATCTCTCTGCCGTGAACTCGGGATCGACGCGCCTTCGGACGCCCCTGTCCTGGGAGTCGTCTCGCGATTGAGCAGTCAAAAGGGCTTCGACCTCATCTTGGCCTCACTCCCGGCCATCCTGGAGACAGGGGCGAGCCTTGTCATGCTCGCTATCGGCGACCGGCAAATGGCGGCCGAATTCCGGGCGTTCCAGGCGGCCCACCCGGGCAGGTTCAAGCTCGTCGAAGCCTATGACGCGGACTTGGCCCAGCGGGTCTACGCCGGGATCGACGTTTTCCTTATGCCCAGTTCGTTCGAACCGTGCGGCCTCGGCCAAATGTTCGCCATGCGGTACGGATCGGTCCCCGTCGTCCGGCGCACGGGCGGACTGGCCGACACCGTTTTCGAAGGCGAGAACGGGTTCGTGTTCACCGACCGGGACTCCGGCCCCTTCTTGGACGCGGTCCACAGAGCCGTCCGCGCCTATCGGAGCCCGGACTGGGACCGGTTCGTCCTCCGGTGCATGGAAGGCGACTACGGTTGGGGCAAAAGTGCGGTCGAATACGTCGGTTTGTACGAGAACGCCGTCCGTTCGCGGGCGACGCAGTATCCGGTCCAAGCGGCTACTTTTTGA
- a CDS encoding acetyl-CoA C-acetyltransferase, protein MSDVVVLSGVRTPIGAFQGAFSSLTAPQLGSVAIKAALERAGVQPGDVDEVLMGNVLSAAIGQAPARQASRGAGIPDSVPCTTVNKVCGSGMKTVMMAAQAVRCGDADVVVAGGMESMTNAPYAMPTARAGFRMGHAQALDLMIHDGLWDPYSNVHMGNCGDLCARDNAFSREEVDAYAAESYRRALAAQDEGRLAEEIVPVSIPQRKGDPVVVREDEEPKRGNIAKLPELRPAFDKEGVTTAGNASSIDDGAAAMVLCSSDKASAKGWRPIGKIVAYTQFAQDPQWFTTAPASAIKKLLDKAGLSVSDIDLFEVNEAFSVVAMHSAKEVGIGSDKLNVNGGAVSLGHPIGMTGTRLVLTALHELRRRGGQYAVATPCIGGGEATAVLVQAL, encoded by the coding sequence ATGAGCGACGTCGTCGTCTTGTCCGGAGTCCGTACTCCGATCGGCGCCTTTCAAGGTGCGTTTTCCAGTCTCACCGCCCCCCAACTCGGATCGGTCGCGATCAAGGCCGCACTGGAACGAGCCGGAGTCCAACCGGGAGACGTCGACGAAGTCCTGATGGGCAACGTCTTGAGCGCGGCCATCGGTCAGGCGCCGGCACGCCAAGCCAGCCGTGGAGCCGGCATCCCCGACTCGGTGCCCTGCACGACCGTCAACAAGGTCTGCGGAAGCGGGATGAAGACGGTCATGATGGCCGCCCAAGCGGTCCGGTGCGGCGACGCTGACGTCGTCGTGGCGGGCGGGATGGAGTCGATGACGAACGCGCCCTATGCCATGCCGACGGCCCGGGCAGGCTTCCGAATGGGACACGCACAAGCCCTGGACCTCATGATCCATGACGGACTTTGGGATCCGTACAGCAACGTCCATATGGGCAACTGCGGCGACCTCTGCGCCCGCGACAACGCCTTTTCCCGAGAAGAGGTCGACGCTTACGCCGCCGAATCGTACCGGCGGGCTCTGGCCGCGCAAGACGAGGGCCGGTTGGCCGAAGAGATCGTCCCAGTGTCCATTCCGCAACGTAAGGGCGACCCTGTGGTCGTCCGTGAAGACGAAGAGCCGAAACGCGGCAATATCGCAAAACTTCCCGAGCTCAGGCCGGCGTTCGACAAGGAGGGCGTGACCACGGCGGGAAACGCCAGCTCCATCGACGACGGGGCGGCGGCCATGGTCCTTTGCTCGTCCGACAAGGCCTCGGCCAAGGGCTGGAGGCCTATCGGAAAAATCGTCGCCTACACTCAGTTCGCCCAAGACCCGCAATGGTTCACGACCGCGCCCGCGTCCGCGATCAAAAAGCTCCTTGACAAGGCGGGTCTGAGCGTCTCCGACATCGACCTGTTCGAGGTCAACGAGGCCTTTTCCGTTGTCGCCATGCATTCCGCGAAAGAGGTCGGCATCGGATCGGACAAACTGAACGTCAACGGCGGCGCCGTTTCTCTCGGGCATCCGATCGGCATGACCGGCACGCGGCTGGTCTTGACCGCCCTCCACGAACTCCGGCGCAGGGGCGGACAGTACGCGGTCGCGACGCCCTGCATCGGCGGCGGCGAGGCCACCGCAGTCCTGGTGCAAGCCCTCTGA
- the murJ gene encoding murein biosynthesis integral membrane protein MurJ, translated as MPVVTGTENPTVSAPTPPKPDFGKASGIMVLSLFLSRVLGLLRNTIVAAMFGQTVLTDAYRQSFAVPDVLFFLIAGGALSSAFIPVFSEYLHTGRESEAWHVFSSVTSWMSVIITVFIVLAWVFAYPLLQLLVPGSPATWQTASDLSRIVLPAQLAFFVGGLMFGTLYARQVFTVPGLGPNLYNLGIIFGAVVLSHFVSPKVAGMSWGALAGAFLGNVVLPLFAIRKLGGMFKVTFDTKHPGVRKVFRLMLPVVFGLSLPAVFGLVMQYFGSFYGAGMPTALDNADRIMQAPLAVFGQSFAIAAFPALSQFYATGRMDAYRDQLSRSLRTVLYITVPVSALLIAMPEGVIKILLEHGRFTEVETARTAPILQLLSFGVAAWCVQPILMRAFFAVQQTLWPIVVSTVTTAVFLVLCTLLTKTPLAHLGLPLAGSVAAVVLATVLLTTISRHTGDLDMSGILTTLGKCFIAAAVMAVPCWSVMRWMLGANLSKPVFGAGFVVLGLAGCWVYIAVTRRMQMPETAYVDRAMAKLDKKRKSPGSDEPDAPSDPQGPVA; from the coding sequence TTGCCGGTCGTCACCGGCACCGAGAACCCGACTGTGAGCGCGCCGACTCCTCCCAAGCCCGACTTCGGAAAGGCGAGCGGCATCATGGTGCTCAGCCTCTTTCTGAGCCGCGTCCTCGGGTTGCTCCGAAACACGATCGTCGCCGCCATGTTCGGTCAGACGGTCCTGACCGACGCGTACCGACAGTCCTTCGCAGTCCCAGACGTCCTGTTCTTTTTGATCGCCGGAGGCGCTCTGAGTTCCGCGTTCATCCCGGTGTTCAGCGAGTACCTCCACACGGGTCGGGAATCGGAAGCCTGGCACGTCTTCAGCTCGGTCACGAGCTGGATGTCGGTGATCATCACCGTCTTTATCGTGCTGGCCTGGGTGTTCGCCTATCCGCTCCTTCAACTTCTCGTACCCGGAAGTCCTGCGACGTGGCAGACGGCCTCCGACCTCAGCCGGATCGTTCTTCCCGCCCAACTGGCGTTCTTCGTCGGGGGACTGATGTTCGGGACGCTCTACGCCCGTCAGGTTTTCACCGTTCCGGGGCTCGGCCCCAACCTCTACAACCTCGGCATCATCTTTGGCGCGGTCGTGCTGTCCCACTTCGTGTCCCCCAAGGTGGCAGGGATGTCTTGGGGGGCCTTGGCGGGAGCGTTCCTCGGCAACGTCGTCCTTCCGCTGTTCGCGATCCGAAAGCTCGGGGGCATGTTCAAGGTCACGTTCGATACCAAGCACCCCGGGGTCCGAAAGGTGTTCCGGCTCATGTTGCCCGTGGTGTTCGGACTGTCGCTTCCCGCCGTCTTCGGGCTGGTGATGCAGTACTTCGGTTCGTTCTATGGCGCGGGCATGCCGACCGCGCTCGACAACGCGGACCGCATCATGCAAGCCCCTTTGGCCGTCTTCGGCCAGTCCTTCGCGATCGCAGCGTTCCCCGCCCTTTCGCAGTTCTATGCGACCGGGCGGATGGACGCCTATCGCGACCAACTCTCACGATCGCTACGGACCGTCCTCTACATCACGGTCCCCGTCTCGGCGCTTTTGATCGCCATGCCTGAAGGTGTGATCAAGATCCTGCTGGAACACGGTCGGTTCACTGAGGTCGAGACCGCGAGGACGGCACCGATCCTGCAACTCCTCTCGTTCGGCGTCGCGGCCTGGTGCGTGCAGCCGATCCTGATGCGGGCCTTCTTCGCGGTCCAGCAGACGCTTTGGCCGATCGTCGTCAGCACGGTCACGACGGCCGTGTTCCTCGTTCTTTGCACATTGCTGACCAAAACGCCCCTGGCCCATCTCGGACTCCCGCTGGCAGGGTCGGTCGCGGCCGTCGTCCTCGCGACCGTGCTCCTTACGACCATTTCACGCCACACCGGTGACTTGGACATGTCCGGCATCCTGACGACCCTCGGTAAATGCTTCATCGCCGCGGCCGTCATGGCGGTCCCTTGCTGGTCCGTGATGCGCTGGATGCTTGGGGCGAACCTGTCCAAGCCCGTCTTCGGCGCCGGATTCGTCGTCCTGGGGCTGGCTGGATGCTGGGTCTATATCGCGGTCACGCGCAGGATGCAGATGCCCGAGACGGCGTACGTCGACCGGGCCATGGCCAAGCTCGACAAAAAGCGCAAGAGTCCAGGTTCCGACGAGCCGGATGCACCGTCCGATCCGCAAGGCCCGGTCGCCTGA
- the nhaA gene encoding Na+/H+ antiporter NhaA, with translation MKTRRTPIELVMRPFQEFASREASGGIVLFAATVAALIVANTELRSTVESWLAQDVSVVFGRFRDALDVHGLVNDGLMAVFFLVVGLEIKRELVSGELSSPKQAVLPFVAALGGMVVPALLYRILNPAGPAAAGWGVPMATDIAFALGVLALLGRRAPYGLKVFLAALAIVDDIGAVGVIAFTYSHGLDVQMLTGSLLVFGGLIVANVLGVRNLLVYLAGGAVMWWFMHHSGVHSTVAGILTAFTVPAASRIDARAFRERALTNLDGFEEAPEGSRSLSEDQQARLHSLERSIERVTSPLQRLIHGAHPWVAFLIVPVFAFANSGIPVDGASLSKLPTDPMAVGIALGLIVGKPLGIVGFSFVVLKAGLASWPDGVLPRHLIGAGFLGGIGFTMAVFISGLAFPDPARLETAKAAVLAASMVSGVLGYALIRARLGRPRTQKS, from the coding sequence ATGAAGACCCGACGCACGCCGATCGAACTCGTGATGAGGCCGTTCCAGGAGTTCGCCTCCCGGGAGGCCAGCGGCGGCATCGTCCTCTTCGCCGCAACCGTGGCCGCCCTGATCGTCGCGAACACCGAACTCCGCTCTACCGTCGAATCCTGGCTCGCCCAAGACGTCTCGGTGGTCTTCGGCCGTTTCCGGGACGCGCTCGACGTCCACGGCCTTGTCAACGACGGTCTGATGGCCGTCTTTTTCCTGGTCGTCGGTCTCGAGATCAAACGCGAATTGGTCAGCGGCGAACTCTCGAGTCCGAAACAGGCCGTCCTTCCGTTCGTGGCCGCCCTGGGAGGAATGGTCGTTCCGGCCCTGTTGTACAGGATTTTGAACCCGGCAGGCCCGGCAGCGGCCGGGTGGGGCGTTCCCATGGCGACCGATATCGCGTTCGCCCTTGGGGTCCTTGCACTGTTGGGAAGGCGTGCGCCGTACGGGCTGAAAGTCTTTTTGGCCGCCCTGGCCATCGTCGACGACATCGGCGCCGTGGGCGTCATCGCGTTCACGTATTCGCACGGCCTTGATGTCCAAATGTTGACGGGAAGCCTGCTGGTCTTCGGCGGGTTGATCGTTGCGAACGTGCTCGGTGTGAGGAACCTGCTCGTTTATCTGGCTGGCGGAGCCGTGATGTGGTGGTTCATGCACCACAGCGGCGTCCATTCTACGGTCGCGGGGATCCTGACCGCCTTTACCGTCCCCGCAGCCTCACGCATCGATGCACGGGCGTTCCGTGAACGGGCCCTGACCAACCTCGACGGTTTTGAGGAGGCTCCGGAAGGCTCGCGAAGCTTGAGCGAAGACCAACAAGCCAGGCTCCACTCCCTCGAGCGGTCCATCGAACGTGTCACGTCGCCTCTCCAACGCCTCATCCACGGCGCCCATCCTTGGGTGGCGTTCCTGATCGTCCCTGTCTTCGCCTTCGCCAATAGCGGAATTCCCGTCGACGGTGCCTCTCTGTCCAAACTACCGACGGACCCGATGGCTGTCGGGATCGCGCTCGGCCTCATCGTCGGCAAACCGCTCGGCATCGTCGGTTTTTCGTTCGTCGTCCTGAAGGCGGGACTCGCCTCATGGCCCGATGGCGTCTTGCCCCGACACCTCATCGGTGCGGGGTTTCTCGGCGGCATCGGCTTCACGATGGCGGTCTTCATCAGCGGGCTCGCCTTCCCGGACCCCGCAAGGCTCGAGACAGCCAAAGCCGCCGTCCTGGCAGCGTCGATGGTCTCGGGCGTCTTGGGTTACGCCTTGATCCGGGCCAGGCTCGGTCGACCGAGGACGCAAAAGTCATAA
- a CDS encoding ATP-dependent Clp protease adaptor ClpS: protein MTDLPTLPARAVSSPASLPDLDRELDPAKDEGWMVTVFNNDVNTYDEVITVLMFATACDAEEAYIEAWEIDHFGSCIVHRADENECRGAADVITTIGIAVEVSPQA, encoded by the coding sequence ATGACTGACCTTCCCACCCTGCCGGCCCGTGCCGTTTCAAGCCCCGCGTCGCTCCCAGACCTGGACCGAGAGCTCGATCCGGCAAAGGACGAAGGTTGGATGGTGACCGTCTTCAACAACGATGTCAACACGTACGACGAAGTCATCACGGTCTTGATGTTCGCGACCGCCTGCGACGCGGAAGAGGCTTATATCGAAGCGTGGGAGATCGACCATTTCGGTTCGTGCATCGTGCACCGTGCCGATGAGAACGAATGCCGGGGCGCAGCCGACGTGATCACCACTATCGGGATCGCGGTCGAAGTCAGTCCCCAAGCCTAA
- a CDS encoding ATP-dependent Clp protease adaptor ClpS, producing MRNSSTPVLSPLGQEAPTAFGRYMVVIYNNDHTAFEDVVRVLMEATGCVPEEAYTEAWEAHHFGQAPVHFAGEAACQAVAAIIGRIGVKTDVKKEWDD from the coding sequence GTGAGGAACTCGTCGACACCCGTTTTGTCCCCGTTGGGACAAGAAGCTCCGACCGCGTTCGGGCGTTACATGGTCGTCATCTACAACAACGACCACACCGCGTTCGAGGACGTCGTCCGCGTCTTGATGGAGGCCACCGGATGTGTCCCAGAGGAAGCCTATACAGAGGCGTGGGAAGCCCACCATTTCGGTCAGGCTCCCGTCCACTTCGCAGGAGAAGCCGCGTGTCAAGCCGTCGCCGCCATCATCGGTCGGATCGGCGTCAAGACCGATGTCAAGAAAGAGTGGGATGACTGA
- a CDS encoding DegT/DnrJ/EryC1/StrS family aminotransferase yields MRVPFLDLTAQYNEVKTEIDAAVAEIFATSAYVLGKWNRRLEEQVASAHGVKHGIALNSGTDALRIAMQACGIGPGDEVVTTAFTFVASVETIVQLGATPVMVDILEDTFDIDPSKIEAAVTPRTKAVLPIHLFGQLVDVKEVQRIADAHGLTVIEDAAQAVGDHHEGRFAGKWGKAAGLSFYVTKNLGAAGDGGMVLTDDDEVCERSKSLRVHGMGRERYYYDEVGYTSRMAEIQAAVLSCKFERLADWNARRAEVARIYLDRLQGEDIGLPVTRPGNNHTWHQFTVRHPRRDDLMAFLKSRDVDSGIYYPVPLHLHKPYERFGHGPGSLPVTERVSRECLSLPVHQHLSDDQAAFAAETIAEFCKSPVAVS; encoded by the coding sequence GTGCGCGTCCCCTTCCTCGACCTGACCGCCCAGTACAACGAAGTCAAGACCGAAATCGACGCGGCCGTCGCGGAGATCTTTGCGACGAGCGCTTACGTGCTCGGGAAGTGGAACCGCCGGCTCGAAGAGCAGGTCGCGTCCGCGCACGGAGTCAAGCACGGCATCGCACTCAACAGCGGCACCGACGCTCTCCGCATCGCGATGCAAGCGTGCGGCATCGGGCCTGGAGACGAAGTCGTCACGACCGCTTTCACCTTCGTCGCCAGCGTCGAGACGATCGTCCAACTCGGAGCGACGCCCGTGATGGTCGATATTCTGGAAGACACCTTCGACATCGACCCGTCGAAGATCGAGGCGGCGGTCACCCCGCGGACCAAGGCCGTCTTGCCGATCCACCTGTTCGGACAGCTCGTGGACGTCAAGGAAGTCCAACGAATAGCCGACGCGCACGGCCTGACCGTCATCGAAGACGCAGCCCAAGCCGTCGGCGACCACCATGAGGGTCGATTCGCCGGGAAGTGGGGCAAGGCGGCGGGTCTCAGTTTCTACGTGACCAAAAACCTCGGCGCAGCCGGCGACGGCGGCATGGTCCTCACCGACGACGACGAGGTCTGCGAACGGTCTAAGAGCTTGAGGGTCCACGGGATGGGCCGCGAACGGTACTACTACGACGAGGTCGGGTACACGAGCCGCATGGCCGAGATCCAAGCGGCCGTCCTTTCCTGCAAGTTCGAACGCCTCGCCGATTGGAACGCACGACGGGCCGAGGTCGCTCGGATCTATCTGGACCGACTGCAAGGCGAGGACATCGGCCTTCCTGTGACGCGGCCTGGCAACAACCACACTTGGCACCAGTTCACGGTCCGACATCCACGGCGCGACGACCTGATGGCCTTCTTGAAATCTCGAGACGTCGACTCCGGCATCTACTATCCGGTGCCGCTCCATCTCCATAAGCCGTACGAGCGGTTCGGCCACGGACCCGGAAGTCTTCCCGTCACGGAAAGGGTCAGCCGCGAATGCCTGAGTCTCCCAGTACACCAACACCTCTCGGACGATCAGGCGGCCTTCGCCGCAGAAACGATCGCCGAGTTCTGCAAGTCTCCCGTCGCCGTTTCCTGA